DNA sequence from the Cetobacterium somerae genome:
ATAAATTTGTTATTTTATTTTTTTTATAAAAAAAAGATAGAATTTTTTAAATTCTATCTTTTTATATTATTCTTTATGATTAATTATAACTGCTATCATTTCTAGTTCACTTTGGCCAGTATTAATAAGAGAATGCTCTTCTCCATGAGATGTATATACAACATCTCCTTCACCAACTTTATATATTTCATTTGCTTCTTGAACTTCACCATTTCCTTTTAAGATATAGTAAACCTCAAAATCATTAATATGTTTATGAAACCCTATTGATGAACCTCTCTCTAAAATCACTCTACTAAAGAGTTTTCCCTCATCTTTTAATTCAGTTGCAGTTAAAATTTCAATCATCTTCAACCTACCAAATCCACCTTTTAAACCTTCAATTTCATTAACCTTTAAATCAGATTTTCTCTTAATCATAAATACATCCTTCTTGAAATTTTATTTTTAGAGTACCATTAATCAAATATAAATTCAAGAAAAATATTTATTAGTTTATAATTTCTAATAGGTCCCAATCCTCTTCACTTCTTTTGAAATATCTAATAACCCAATCGTTTTCTAATTTTAACTTTAATTTTTCAATATATTTGCATGCATCTTCTGGTGTAGGAAAAAATTGTCTTGAATCTATAAAGTCATAATTCTCATTATTTATAACCTGTATTCCTTTAAAAATTTCAACTTTATACTGTCTTTTTAGCTCTTGTTTCTTTACGTAATTCATAAAACCTCCGATTTAAATTTTATAAAATAACTAAATAAAAATAAAACAGCCCTGTTATAGGTACAAGGCTGTATGATAAATCATTTAAAGACTTTATATTTTTAAAATATACACTTTGACAAAAAATACTACTTCATATCATTATATCGCATATTTGTAAAAAAGTATAGTTTTATATTTTTTAATACATACTCGTTTATTTCTTTATTACACATAAAATACACATAAAAAAAATAAAATAGACTATATTTATAAATTGAGATAAAATATAGTAATATTTTAATTTAATTGTAGGAGATTTTATGGAAAAAATTTTAATTATAGAAGATGAAGATTTTTTAAGAGATATCTTGAAAAGATATCTTGAAAAAGAGGGATATGAAGTCGTTGAAGCAAGTAGTGGTGAAATTGGAGTAAAAAAATTCTATGAAGATAACTTTTCTCTTATCTTACTTGATGTTATGCTACCGGGAATTCAAGGATGGGAAGTATGCAAGGAAATCAAAAAAATATCTGATACTCCTATTATAATGCTTACTGCTCTTAGTGATGAAGATGATGAAGTCAAAGGATTAGAACTTGGTGTAGAAGATTATATTGGAAAACCATTTAAACCTAAAGTTTTAGTAGCAAGAGTTAATTCATTAATAAAAAGAAAAAGAATTTCCTCTCTAGAAAAAATTGGAAATTTAGTAATTGATAGAGAAAATTATAAAGTTCTAAAAAATGGAAAGGAATTAAATTTAGGAAATAAAGGTTTTGCTCTTTTAATGTATTTCATTTTAAATAAAGACTTAGTATTAACTAGAGAAAAAATTTTAAATAATATTTGGACTTTAGACTTTGAAGTTGATGAAAGAGTTGTTGATACACAAATAAAAATATTAAGAAAAAAAATTGGTGAAGGATATATTAAAACTATTAGAGGAGTTGGTTATAAATTTCAGGAGGTAGAAAATGAAAAGGATATCGTATAAAATTTTTCTATTTTTAAATTGCTTAACTTATAGTTTTATAGCTTTATATGTCCTTATTAACTATCTTTTTTTAGAGGATTATCAAATTGGTTTAAAAAAGAAAGAAATTATCTCTCTTGCAAAAGAATATAAAAGTGAAAACTACGAAGATCTTAAGGAAGAAGCACAGCTCAATGCTATTTTTATAAAAGAAGTTTCTATTCATAAAGAAAAAAATATTGGTGATAATAAAAATATAAAACCACACCCCATGAAAATTATTGAAAATGAATTATGGGATGATGTTAAAAATGGAAAAGAAGTTTTAAACATTCAAATTGGAAGAGATAATATTAAGCGAATTGTTTTAGCTAAAAAATTAAATGATGATAAAATGTTAATTATAACTACATCTATTGCTCCTATTACTGATGTTATAAAATCAACCTTAAAATTTTTTATTTATATCATTCTTTTAAGTATTCCAATCAATTTATATATTGCTTATAAATTTTCAATAAAAATGGGAAAACCTATTGAATCTGAACTTATAGAGCTAAACACTCAATTAAAAAATGAATTAGAAAAACAGAAAAAATCTGAAGCTTTTAGAAAGAATTTCATATCTAATGTTACACATGAATTAAAAACTCCTGTGGCTATAATTGATGGATATAGCGAAGCTATTTTAGATGGGATTATTGAATTAAATGAAATACCAGATATTTGTAAAAATATTAATTTAGAAGCCTCTAATATGAATGCTTTAATACAAGAGTTACTTTTTTATTGTAAAATGGAATCAGGGTATATTCCAATAAAAAAAGAATACATTGATTTAAAAGAAACTATTAAAAATATTTTAAAAAGATATGCCATAGATTTTAAATTAAATAATATAAATTTAAAAACTTCTTTAGATAAAATTGAAATATATAGTGATAAAAAACTTTTAGATCGTTGCCTCAACAACCTTATTATTAATTCACTCGCATATGTTAATGTAGAAAAAAATATTGAAATAATACTAAATAAAAATGAAATTATTATTAAAAATAGTAGCGAAATTTTAAAAGATGATAATTTAGAAGAATATTTTAAACCTTTTTCTAAAAAAAATGATAAAAAAGTTAGAAAATATGGTGGTACTGGATTAGGACTATCTGTTGTGTCAGAAATTCTTAAAAATCTTAATTTAGAATATAACTTTTATTATGAATTTAATGAAAAAGTTGTGATTTTTAAAATTTTATTAAAAGAAGATAAAAAGTTTAATTATTAATAGTTTAGTAACTAAATATATCTTTTAAAATATTTTTACATAATAAGATCCATCATTTTTGAGATTCTAAAATGATGGATCTATTTTATAGATTTTATTATAAAACTATTTTTTCTCTATAATACTTTTTAAATAACCATATCCTTTTTCTTCCATATTTTTCAATGGAATAAATTCGATAGCAGCACTATTTATGCAATATCTTAATCCTCCAAATTCTCTCGGTCCATCGTCAAATACATGTCCTAAATGAGCTTTTCCAACTCTACTCACTACTTCAACTCTTTCCATATTAAAACTGCTATCTCTATGATAATTTACTACCTCTGGTGCAATTGGTTTTGAAAAACTTGGCCATCCACATTGAGAATTAAATTTATCTTTAGATGAAAAAAGCGGTTCTCCCGTTGTAATATCAACATAAATTCCTGGCTCAAAAAAATCCCAATATTCGTTATTAAAAGCTCTTTCTGTATCTCCTAATTGTGTTACTTTATATTGTTTTTCTGTTAATTTAGATTTTAATTCATTATCTGATAATTTAGTATATTTATTTTCATCAATTATCATGTTATCGGCTTTTGATAAATCTATATGACAATAACCATTCGGATTTTTCTTTAAATAATCTTGATGGTAATCTTCTGCCAAATCAAATCTAATTAAAGGCATCACTTCTACCATAATTTTTTTAGGATAATTTTTTTGAAGTAATATAATCTCTTTCTCAATAATCTCCTTGTCTTCTAAATCTGTATAATAAATTCCTGTTCTATATTGAGTCCCTTTATCATTTCCTTGCTTATTTAAACTAGTTGGATCTATAATTCTAAAATAGTACTTTAAAAGTGTTTCCAAATTTATTTTCTCAGAATTATATATTACTTCAACAGTTTCAGCATGTCCTGTCCCGTTATATATAACATCTTCATATGTTGGATTTTCTGTTATTCCATTTGCATATCCTGAATTAGCATCAATTACACCATCAATTCTTTTCATATAAGCTTCTACTCCCCAAAAACATCCACCAGCTAAATATATTTTTTTAATATTTTTCACTTTATCACCTCTAAGAGTTTTTTATTATTATATTTATTCTACATATCAATTGTCAAATTTCTTCTTAAATTAAAAAGAAATTAAAAAAAAACTTGTAAAAACTAAAAAGATTAGCATTTATGAAAGGAAGGTAAATTTATGGATAGCTTAAATGATAATAAGTTTTATAAAAAAAATTTAAAAGAAATCTATAAAATTTTTGATAGTAGCGAAACTGGATTAACATCTTATAAAGTTAAAAATTGGATTCATCGTGGAGCTAAAAATTTATTAACTAAGGCTCCTGAAAAAACTTTTCTTTCAAGGGTTTTAGTAGCTATTTCAGAACCTATGGTTAAAGTTTTAATAATAGCTATTTTTTTGACAATCATAATAAATATAATGTCTATTGAACAACATCAGACTCCAGATTGGGGACAAACTATTGGAATAACCTTT
Encoded proteins:
- a CDS encoding response regulator transcription factor, with the translated sequence MEKILIIEDEDFLRDILKRYLEKEGYEVVEASSGEIGVKKFYEDNFSLILLDVMLPGIQGWEVCKEIKKISDTPIIMLTALSDEDDEVKGLELGVEDYIGKPFKPKVLVARVNSLIKRKRISSLEKIGNLVIDRENYKVLKNGKELNLGNKGFALLMYFILNKDLVLTREKILNNIWTLDFEVDERVVDTQIKILRKKIGEGYIKTIRGVGYKFQEVENEKDIV
- a CDS encoding cupin domain-containing protein, producing MIKRKSDLKVNEIEGLKGGFGRLKMIEILTATELKDEGKLFSRVILERGSSIGFHKHINDFEVYYILKGNGEVQEANEIYKVGEGDVVYTSHGEEHSLINTGQSELEMIAVIINHKE
- a CDS encoding sensor histidine kinase, whose translation is MKRISYKIFLFLNCLTYSFIALYVLINYLFLEDYQIGLKKKEIISLAKEYKSENYEDLKEEAQLNAIFIKEVSIHKEKNIGDNKNIKPHPMKIIENELWDDVKNGKEVLNIQIGRDNIKRIVLAKKLNDDKMLIITTSIAPITDVIKSTLKFFIYIILLSIPINLYIAYKFSIKMGKPIESELIELNTQLKNELEKQKKSEAFRKNFISNVTHELKTPVAIIDGYSEAILDGIIELNEIPDICKNINLEASNMNALIQELLFYCKMESGYIPIKKEYIDLKETIKNILKRYAIDFKLNNINLKTSLDKIEIYSDKKLLDRCLNNLIINSLAYVNVEKNIEIILNKNEIIIKNSSEILKDDNLEEYFKPFSKKNDKKVRKYGGTGLGLSVVSEILKNLNLEYNFYYEFNEKVVIFKILLKEDKKFNY